The region ttctattacATTTGTGGAAGCTGAAGATTTTCACTGTCCCACAAAAGTATCAACACCATGCAAATATAAGAGCTATGACGTTGGCAGGAAATTACATCTGTGCTAGGCAACTGCTATTACATTTgtgaaattattatattaaaagttGCAGATTTGTATTAAGCTTGTGGGCTGTTATTACGTTGTTATTAGGTAAGCTAGTAAGGGGACATTTAGTAGCTAATATAATGATGCGATGACTCATTTTACAGTGATCATacaactgtaaaatgtaaataaaataaataactaacaTGTATATAATAAGTTGTATCGTTCACTGCAACACTGTACAAATACAGAGTAAGCAGTTCATTGTTGAACTACTTTTATGTACACTATTTTGTACAATCAGATAAGTGGGCAATTGAGATAATGCAGTTTAAAAACTATTCGACGTGGGGGTATGATACGCAGGGTGATGGCTATATTTCCGACAGTCCGTGAAGGCCGCCGCGGCGGCACAGACGTGGCCGTGGCGCTGCTGCTGCGTTCAAGTGACGCAGTGTCCCGTGCGGAGCAGAGAGGGGGCGAAGTTTCACTCTGCACTGCAGCCCGAGCTGCTGCCGGACTCCAACACAACAATGGCGACTCCCAGTCCCGACAGCAACTCCAGCGGCCGCGTGGTGGGATCCACGTCGCACCAGCTCCACCAGCACacgcagagcagcagcatgcaAGGTGGGCGATCACAGCCTGCGACCCGCGTCTCCGCCGGAGAGCCCGCAGATAGAGAGGACATGTAGCTCGTAGCttcagaggcagagacagaccCGTGAACACAGACGCCATAAACTAGTATTTCCGGTCAGAACTTTCAAGATAAGATCCAGATCGTAGTCCTTAAGGTCTAACCTTGCTATGTGGTCGTTTAAGAATCGTGAAAAGGTTTAATTATAAGTCAACTGATCTACTTATGCAAATTGCAGACTGTGGACTGGTCTCGTGAAGTGTAGCTGGTAATCTAAGTTATTTTATTGGCAGTAGAAAAGGAATGATGTgttaaaacagaacaaaacaggTCATTTCTAGAATATCACTTAGATTTGTCTGTTGCATGACAATGGCAGAAACATAGTAGGCCGATGCAATAAGGAATCTAAGGACCAGCGCGATTAATTTGACTATTTCTTACGACTGACACATACagttatatattgatatatgcACACCTGTGAATTGAGATTTTGCATGAAATAATTCTCAACACTTTAGTGGAGCTAGCCATTTTTGAAGCTGCTctgtaattttgtttttcttaatttatttaGAATGATACAATGTGCTATTGATAGCTACATTTTTTGGTCCAGATTTGGCCCACATCCCACGTCCGGCCCACATACCTCatggaatgatggcacttgggtggtctgctcctgtttgccagatctcaGCCACAAGTAAGCCATAGCAATACTGCATGCCAACCAAAGATGGCTCAAGttagttttgtgctatttgggccaCAGTCACCATTCATGATTTTGTTTTCGGGCCACAAGGACCccgtacacacctggtattaacatgtggtttttgtgatccgatcacaagtggacagctctaaatACAGATGTGAAAGTACTCAGATTGGATGGCAATCCAATCACACCAGACCACATTTGAAGTCTCATGTTTCCAAATTGTTTTAACAGTGTaaacctgctgcagcttcactatgaatcaaatttatttttgtcttttctttaatttgtatGTGACCACTGCCAATagcaacactgatcaccacacaATGAGCGATTCTTTCCTTAAATCGGTGAAATCTTGAGTCACAGGTGGACGGCATTCATTGAGACTCTCatgacttgtctctgtacttcCTGCTTGCATCATCAGACACActtataaaaacaacataacttgGTCTTCCTGAACAGAAATGGcgtacatgtttgtttgtctagAGCAGGGAGGTAAGATCCGACCTGAGATCCGACCACAAGACGCATATGGGGCCACTTTTTAACGCTAATccagctgtccacttgtgattgtATCACAAAAACCatatgttaataccaggtgtgtatgGGGCCAAGAAGGCCAGAAGTGGCCCCCATCCTTACACATATATTTTAGAATATTAAAATATGCAAACTTCAATCATAGTCAAGTACTGAACAACTCACATTCCTTTATGTGAGTCACAGTGTGGCTGTGTGGTGTAGCAAAACTAGTGTAGTGTATGAAGTcgcgcttttattttgaaggctgAAACTCGCCTAGCTTGAAGTAGCTCCCTGAAGCTACAGCGGGTTAACAGTGATGTGTAGCTCCGGAGCCAGAAGGCCTGAAGTGGAGCTGTGCTCTCAGTCTGCCATGTTTCAGTCACACACCAAACCACCAAGCCTCGACACGAAACACAGGAAGTCATCAGATGTCTTGTTATTCAGCGATATTAACACAGCAGGCTGCTCCATGCACCAGCAGGGCCTAGTCTTTAAAGTGTGTCCCTCCTCAGCCAGGCCAgtgatcacacacagacacacacacagacacacacacagctcaggtcAGACATATTGATCGAAGTGTGTGTATGGAGATGTGTTAGCCTCGGCGGTGTGACAGTGTTTACTCTCTCAGTGTCAAAGTATTCCAGTCTGTTTACCTCTTGCTCCTCTGACCGGAAACAACATGTCTGTCTCCGTGCTAACGTGATAGAAACCTGTTACACTGCAAGCTAAGCTAAGCCAGAATGTCGTGTGATGCAACCTAGTCTCCCGAATACACACTCTAAATCCATTATCGGACGGAAAGCCAAGCCTGACCGCGGCCAAACGAAATCCACTTCCcagtcataaaaaaaacaagcgtCCAGTAGCATCTGTGGATCTTAGCTGTAGCTAGTTTGTGAACAGGTTCAATTAATGTTTGTTACTAGCATTAGCAATTAGCACTTATAATCGCTCGTGTCCGAACACATATTGTCGCCACAGCGGGTCAGACCCTGTGATATTTACCTGGAAACCAACGCGTCAGGCTGGGTCGCGTCCGATAATGGAtgtgttgattgattgattgttttagCTCATTAGCAGCCGAGCAGTTGTTGTGTCCAGATGTGTGTGGCAGAGGTGTAGTATCAAATGTCTTATCTAAACCCTACAGAACCCAACACCTGCTGGAGATGTCAGAATGAAACAGGTATTCACTCTCTACTCTACTAGGTCTTAGTCTTagtctgctgctggaggtcatttgtTTACAACTGTGTTTGACACATGTTGGCAaaggcacccccccccccctccagatGTTCCCTAAACACCCTCTTCTGTTGATCTGTATTTCCtccttgtttcttttccttttcaaacAACCCCTGCACTTTTTTTAAACCCTCTTACTCCATGCATGTCTTCCATGTAGTCTCCATGTTAGAATGAGCGGATGTAGACACAAGCTGACAGATCCCATGTGATGAGGCGCTGCATCCGAGCGGCCACGTTTCCAGGAGCGTCGTCCTCGGCGGCACAGACATCAGAATGTGGCTGTTTCAGTGTGCCGCTCATACACAGACTGTCACTAGTGTGCTTATCCACACACTCCTCTCCTGATGGTGTGCCACTCTTGTTATGCTGCCAACTGTACATTCATAGTGATTTTCCACCTCTGGTCCACTGGTAcacaatatgtaaaaaaaatgggaGTTTAATCTTGTTCCACTGGCTCATAACATTCCCAACTGGCCAATGACAGTTCTTACTAAAGCCTGACTGATGTTGATTTTTCGGGGGCCGATGCTGATATTAGGGAGTGAAAAGGCAACTTGAGCGATTCGCCGCTCCgttgcgttcacaacaacacagaaatctccagggcgttcaggtgaggggcggCGCAGCAGGTAGAGGCAGGACATATAagttctgctgcggagatcatgtgtttttgtttacagcacattgacaccggtAACGGTCCTTATCACCAGAAGTTCTCTTGATATCtccgtcagtgtcttctacatgtgtggcaccgctttttcatcctcagattattgtattgtttttgcaTCTTGCTCGCGATAGAAatatcatcaacacgcccacacGCTCGCGGTGAATCCTCGCAGCGGacgtgctgctgtgtttttaccaGGGGATTGGCTGGAGAAACTCTGCAGGAAGTCTGGAGGCTCTCAGTCCgacatttgctttcacacatacagcccctctgtccggaggatctctggagatcggtgcatgtctgaaagcagcttatgatttttttccccatagaCACAGAGGTAAATGTTGGACCCATTTTAGTTTACAAGCCACATATCTCACGGATATCCTGAAACTAAAATGGCCATTTTGTGGTTTgtctcagaaaaacacagacaacttttctctctgtttgttctggTCTAGTTTCACTACAGGGCGGCCACTTTCCAAGGAAACGACTTGTATACGAAACCACGAGTTAGAagttaaaactgaaacaaaatttGAAGTATCAGTTGTAACAGGGATATAAATAATTGAACAGGTGCCTGTTAATCATCAAAACATCTGCATTGTAAAGTACGCCGCTAGGTGCTTGCAAAAGATGTACATGCAGTGTGCAAGTGACATTAGAAGCTACTGTTTAAAGCCGATTGTCAAATTATATTAATCAGCAAAGGAAACATGGGTACCAAATATTCACCAACTTTCCAAGTGTTTCTGATTTGAGTTTGCATTCACGTAGGTTTTTAACAGACGTTGGTGGCCCTGATCACGGAAATCCTCTGTGGACCAGATCGTCTCACTTCGGTTCGGCCTTCGTGGTCTACGCTGCCAATGGAGGAAGCGGGTAGACCGCATCCTCccaaggatgcagcccctgaactgGGATACAGCTGTTGTCTGCCAGTGGAACGTGGCTCTTTAAAGAGTAGAGCGGCAACATAACCTCTCAGGAAAATGGCTTAAATCACTAAAACAAGACTGGCACACCACAAGGGATTTCTTCTTGATCACAGTATCTCATTCTTGATCACACtcgtttttctttcctttgctgtACTGAAGTGACAACtgcagggggagggagggatgggggggggtaacagtaaagagagagagaacaaaatcattttaatacatTCTGCAGTCGGGCTAAGATTGACTAAACCTAATAAAACTGGTTTCTCACacccccacactcacacacacacacacactgtggcagtGCACTGACCCAGACCCACCATTCTAATTATAATGGTGATTCTTCCACCACCAGCTAAAGCACATTCACAGTAACCTGCCCTGTATTCCACTTCCAGCTTTTGACTCATGATGGGATGGCACTTGCTAAGAATGACCCACTACTAGCACATAGAAACAGGCCCTAAGGACATgtagtaaaatgtgttttctttacttcAGGGTTTCAGATAAGCCTGTCTGGAGTTTCCCAAAGTAAGCAATAGACTCGCACACAAAGCACACCGACCTCTTACGATATGTGGGTACACCTCAGTAGTCTAAAGTGGTTTCTATTCCCTCACTGCCCTTCAGCCAAGTCCTGTTTCTGTCCAGTCTGATGAGCAGGCACGCTGCTGGTTAAACACCCATCGGCTTTGTTATTCACCTCCACGATCTTCATCACGCTCTCATGTAATCGTACGGAGCAGgcgaaatgaaaccacagtagaCTATTGAAGCAGCCTGTGTGGTGCTCTGGTAGTTGGGGAGTCTGTCCACTGTTCCACTGCTATGAACTGTCACGAATTCAGTTAAACAGCCCACAAACATTCATCGGGCACCGGGGCTTAAAGGTTAAAGGGATCTGTTTGCACTCGAGAGCTGTTTGAACAGGGCACGGCAAAGAAAACTCAACACTTGAACGCAGCACTTTGCAAAGAAGCTAATACAAGTTAGCAGTTTTAAAGGTGACACACAGAACGCTCTAACATCTACTTATCTGAGCTTAATTTCATTTGAATCAGTATTAAAGTGCTGTCTTAAGTGTTGGGTCACTTTGATTTCTCGAGGGAATTGTTCAGGTTTTAATTTGCATTGGAAATGATTTTGACCGGGGTTCCCAATATCAAGAACCTGCACTGTGGCTCTTTTCGGCAATACAAATAATTAGAATGCATATATTATTTGTACCACATTCAGCTAAAAGACCTGATGCAGTGTTGGTAATGGAAACCCTTGTTACATGTGGGCACTTGGCTTGTGATCGAAATGCATTTTGTGCTTCTTCTGACATTGAGAAGAGCTTGAGATAACCCAGAGGTCAGTCTCTGTATGAGAACGGCactaaacactgaacctttaaaccacATTGATGCCACAAAGGTTACACTATCCCCTCCTGACCTATTGTGAAGATGTAACTGCACAAAGCACAATAATGTGCTGGTACATTTTGTGGATTAAATTCCTTAATGCtgcattttgcacattttcagCAAAGGCTTATCTCAAGTGTGTATAGTCAGATTTGACTGAGATGAGACAAGCATTTTATCACactctactgtgtgtgtgtgtgtcccctgcGTGCATCAGCTGGTTGAAGCCACAGTGCAGCGTGCATGTGGTGGGGATctgcatctgtctctctctctctgtcccgcCAGGTAAACGTAAAGCGCTCAAGCTGAACTTCGCCAACCCGCCAGTGAAACCAACCTCCAGGCTCCCGCTCCATCCAACGCCCCCGTCTTTCCAAAACCCTCACATGTGAGTACAGACAGGACGGGATGTCCAGACAactcagtttgttgttgttttttcatctaGACCCGTGTCCGGTATTTCAGCTGGTCCCAGGAACAAGACAGTGTTTTcgtctttgtttatttatttgtttgttcatttttccttctctctctccctccagagAGCGTCTGCGGACACACAGTATCGAATCGTCGGGGAAGCTGAAGATCTCCCCTGAGCAGCATTGTGACTTCACAGCGGAGGATCTGAGAGACCTCGGGGAGATTGGCCGCGGAGCGTACGGCTCCGTCAACAACATGGTCCACAAACCCACAGGCCAGATCATGGCTGTCAAGGTGATAGGCTGATTGGTTCTAATAGACCCACCTGAATCTACCTCGTGCATAACAATTTATCACGTCAGAATacagaatctgaaaaaaactaaaatacaactGGGCAGAATTTCATTCATCCAAAATAAAGAATTTCTGCAATGTTTGTGTTCAAGGGAAACAAGTGGAAGGAAGTGcagctttgaaaagaaaatgatacaatctttatcatttaaaatgtctgtagAATCAAATCAATCTTTGTCAGTTTCCATATAGGATGAAAATCCCCAAAAGTTCAAAATCATCCCACTGACATCAGCCTGATGATGATTACTTAACTGAagagggaacacacacacacatgcacatacttcCATGTATGTGAGGACACTGATGGGCCTAATGCATCTCCCACACCCTTACCCTAACTAAAGTACACACATCTACCAATGATCAGTAATGGATACAATCATTAGCGATAGCTCTTAATTATCCATAGCAAAGAAAATCAGATTGTGTGAGCCCATCAATGGGAAGCTGAATGGTTGTGTTGTGGATGCTGTGGAAAGGTGTCGACTGAAAACACGCGTTTGTGTCGTTCGTCCCTCAGAGGATTCGCTCCACTGTGGATGAGAAGGAGCAGAAGCAGCTGCTGATGGATCTCGACGTGGTGATGAGGAGTAGTGACTGTCCCTACATCGTTCAGTTCTACGGAGCTCTTTTCAGAGAGGTCTGccacacacttcctgtctggaCTCCTAAactgtctgtgtttacattgcATTATAACTCAATGATTCTCAGTGAGTCGTCAATAAGTGTCTGCGGCCACTCCCTGTGCCTTTTTGCAAAAAGAGTTTTGATGGAAACTAACCTTTTGCTCTGTGTTTCAGGGGGACTGTTGGATTTGTATGGAACTTATGGCTACCTCATTAGACAAATTCTACAAATATGTTTATTGTGCATTAGATGACGTCATTCCAGAGGAAATATTAGGCAAAATAACATTAGCGGTAAGTGGATGATTCACTTTTTCCTCTCTGATTTAAACTTCACACCATTTTATAATCATTAAAAGAAATGACCAGACGTGTTTTGATTTTGTCTTCCACAGACCGTTAAAGCACTGAACCACTTAAAAGAAAACTTGAAAATAATTCACAGAGGTAAGTTTTAAAGTctgtatctatatatatatattgtgtctGTCAACCATAGAATATTAGTCTGAGTGTGAACAGTATTTTAGTGTTACAGGAAgatgtcaaattaaaatgctttttttatgaaaacatatataaatgttttgaaaCAGACTCATATTCCCTCATTTCACAAGATACAACTTTGTATTTTGTGTCATTGCAGACATCAAACCTTCCAACATTCTTATGGACCGAAAGGGTAACATCAAGCTGTGTGATTTTGGCATCAGTGGTCAGCTGGTCGACTCCATAGCCAAGACCAGAGATGCAGGCTGCAGGCCGTACATGGCGGTGAGTCATCAGCGCTAATGACTGGTTGAGCTCAGGTTCATTTGAATCCTCACATTCAGTTTCTTTTGTTCATCTgcatctgttgtgtttctcttctcatGTAATCAGTTTTTCACCTCATATTTTACCCATCTGTGCAacatagaaatgtttttttgcacTTGACATCAAATGCTGCAGAAGTAGAATCCAGTTTGATGATCCCTCAGCAACTTCTCTCAGTAGCACGTGTATTTTTACATCACTGACACACTGATCCATTGTGGGAAGTCTGGACGCACCAGGAGCAGGATTTATCTGTGTTGGAGAGAATCTCTTGATAATCTTTGAAATTTCTTGTTTCAgctgttgtggttttaaatttaaGTCAAAATGACAGTGAAGATGATGCACCTGTGTTCAAACTGATGTGTTAAGTTAAAACACATGCGTTGTTTGATGTTGTCTACACATTTATAGTTAATAACTGACAGTTATGGACTAGGACTAGCTTCAAGTTAATATACCAATAATGTGGATCTTTGCAAGTTGCAAATGAACAACTGTCCAGTAGGGGTCAGTGCAGTATCTCAGTACCTTAGtctttctcttgtttgtgttttcagcctgAGAGGATAGACCCCAGTGCTTCCAGACAAGGCTACGATGTCCGCTCTGATGTGTGGAGCTTGGGAATCACCCTGGTGAGACACCTTGTTTTATCATGAAGCGTAACTTATGTTTGTTAAGTCTGTCAGTCTGCTCAAAGCGcctggtttgtgtttgtcctcagtATGAGTTGGCCACAGGAAGGTTTCCTTATCCCAAGTGGAATAGTGTTTTTGATCAGCTGACACAAGTGGTGAAAGGAGAACCTCCTCAACTCAGCAACTCAGAGGAGAGACAGTTCTCGCCCAAGTTCACCAACTTCGTTAACCTATGGTAAGAATTATTATTACACTCAGTCACATACAAACaagtataatgtgtgtgtgtgtgtgtgtgtgtgtgttggcaaaaaatgtatacagtgtgtatatatacacaattaAACATTCTTCATGAGTAAATAACAGTGTTTTAGAAACgacaacatgaaaataaaaatgtaataagatCCACTTAGCGCTCAGCTATCAAGCCACACCTCCCAGTTTtcattacctccgccaaggaggttatgttttcaactgcgagattacacaaaatctactGAACCAGTTTCCATACAATATTGTAGAGGGGTTGGACATGACCCAAAGAAGAATCTGTTAAATGTTGGagcaaatccaaataaatgggcagatccaggattttatttttcacttgctTTGCAGCGTTTCCCTCAGAATCAATTCAATCTCTGGCTGTAGCGTGTGCATGCCACCTGCGGGTATGCACACATCTGCAGCTGACATTATGAGGTCTGTCTGGACTGTAACAACTTAATGAGCGTAACCTGTAACACACGATACGATACAATGACTGTTTTTTGCACATGGACTGGactcatttttacagtttcaccaTGGATTTACTGTACGGACATTTTTCGAGGATTTAAGTCATGGAAGCAGTGTGGTCTGCTGCTGAATGCTTTTACCCCTGTGCTGACCATGTCTaatgtttttactctttctttCCAGCCTTACAAAGGATGAATCAAAAAGGCCAAAGTACAAGGAGCTTCTGGTGAGTTCTAGCAGTTTGGTTTAGTTTCAACCCACATTTCCCAAAATAAGTCCAAACGCACACAACTCTTCTTGTTATGGGCATTTAATTTTATACTTACTAGTCAAATGTTTAATCTATTTACATGTATATACTAATACTTATGGAGAATTTGGTGGATGAATAGTCGGTAGTTGTCTAAGAATGAAATTTCTTAATTCCTACACACAATGAAACCCCTGATAAATGTGTCTTCAGAACATTTAAAGCTACGCTAACTAAAAATCTTCATGTAAACAATCAACTGTTTAATGTGAAATTCGTAGCTCATAGTGATGCAGCCTCATAGAATGATCATTCAGCAGTCTCAGAGTAACATAGATGTGTGAATGGTTCACTAACACATCTACCATGATGACTTTCAGAAGGGGGAAACTTGTCAGGGTTTTATTttcagcctcctctgctgccctcAAGTGGCAAAAAGTGTGGTTACAGGAACCAGTCTTAACGCTGTGTGTATCCTTCCCCTCAGAAACACTCCTTCATTCTGATGTATGAAGAGCGTTTCGTGGACGTCGCCAGTTACGTGTGTCGCATCCTGGATCAGATCCCCACCTCTCCCATCTCTCCTATGTACGTGGACTGACTGTGTTAGGATGGGGCGGGGCGGGGCACTAAGCTTTGTGATGCTCGACATCTTTGCCCTCAGAGTTACGCAGGAGCTCTGCCTGTTTTATCCACACGTTCCAAAGAGCAACAGGAACTAAGTCCAAATTGCCCGGTGCAATAAGATGAATATTGTTAAGCGAACACTTCCACCTCCCATCACCTCCTTTAGTGTCAGTGAAAGCTGAAGCGTCATCACACATCTTCAGCCAGAAAAAAT is a window of Paralichthys olivaceus isolate ysfri-2021 chromosome 21, ASM2471397v2, whole genome shotgun sequence DNA encoding:
- the map2k4b gene encoding dual specificity mitogen-activated protein kinase kinase 4b isoform X6; translated protein: MATPSPDSNSSGRVVGSTSHQLHQHTQSSSMQGFQISLSGVSQSKRKALKLNFANPPVKPTSRLPLHPTPPSFQNPHIERLRTHSIESSGKLKISPEQHCDFTAEDLRDLGEIGRGAYGSVNNMVHKPTGQIMAVKRIRSTVDEKEQKQLLMDLDVVMRSSDCPYIVQFYGALFREGDCWICMELMATSLDKFYKYVYCALDDVIPEEILGKITLATVKALNHLKENLKIIHRDIKPSNILMDRKGNIKLCDFGISGQLVDSIAKTRDAGCRPYMAPERIDPSASRQGYDVRSDVWSLGITLYELATGRFPYPKWNSVFDQLTQVVKGEPPQLSNSEERQFSPKFTNFVNLCLTKDESKRPKYKELLKHSFILMYEERFVDVASYVCRILDQIPTSPISPMYVD
- the map2k4b gene encoding dual specificity mitogen-activated protein kinase kinase 4b isoform X7; protein product: MATPSPDSNSSGRVVGSTSHQLHQHTQSSSMQGKRKALKLNFANPPVKPTSRLPLHPTPPSFQNPHIERLRTHSIESSGKLKISPEQHCDFTAEDLRDLGEIGRGAYGSVNNMVHKPTGQIMAVKRIRSTVDEKEQKQLLMDLDVVMRSSDCPYIVQFYGALFREGDCWICMELMATSLDKFYKYVYCALDDVIPEEILGKITLATVKALNHLKENLKIIHRDIKPSNILMDRKGNIKLCDFGISGQLVDSIAKTRDAGCRPYMAPERIDPSASRQGYDVRSDVWSLGITLYELATGRFPYPKWNSVFDQLTQVVKGEPPQLSNSEERQFSPKFTNFVNLCLTKDESKRPKYKELLKHSFILMYEERFVDVASYVCRILDQIPTSPISPMYVD
- the map2k4b gene encoding dual specificity mitogen-activated protein kinase kinase 4b isoform X5 produces the protein MATPSPDSNSSGRVVGSTSHQLHQHTQSSSMQEPNTCWRCQNETGKRKALKLNFANPPVKPTSRLPLHPTPPSFQNPHIERLRTHSIESSGKLKISPEQHCDFTAEDLRDLGEIGRGAYGSVNNMVHKPTGQIMAVKRIRSTVDEKEQKQLLMDLDVVMRSSDCPYIVQFYGALFREGDCWICMELMATSLDKFYKYVYCALDDVIPEEILGKITLATVKALNHLKENLKIIHRDIKPSNILMDRKGNIKLCDFGISGQLVDSIAKTRDAGCRPYMAPERIDPSASRQGYDVRSDVWSLGITLYELATGRFPYPKWNSVFDQLTQVVKGEPPQLSNSEERQFSPKFTNFVNLCLTKDESKRPKYKELLKHSFILMYEERFVDVASYVCRILDQIPTSPISPMYVD
- the map2k4b gene encoding dual specificity mitogen-activated protein kinase kinase 4b isoform X4, with amino-acid sequence MATPSPDSNSSGRVVGSTSHQLHQHTQSSSMQEPNTCWRCQNETGFQISLSGVSQSKRKALKLNFANPPVKPTSRLPLHPTPPSFQNPHIERLRTHSIESSGKLKISPEQHCDFTAEDLRDLGEIGRGAYGSVNNMVHKPTGQIMAVKRIRSTVDEKEQKQLLMDLDVVMRSSDCPYIVQFYGALFREGDCWICMELMATSLDKFYKYVYCALDDVIPEEILGKITLATVKALNHLKENLKIIHRDIKPSNILMDRKGNIKLCDFGISGQLVDSIAKTRDAGCRPYMAPERIDPSASRQGYDVRSDVWSLGITLYELATGRFPYPKWNSVFDQLTQVVKGEPPQLSNSEERQFSPKFTNFVNLCLTKDESKRPKYKELLKHSFILMYEERFVDVASYVCRILDQIPTSPISPMYVD
- the map2k4b gene encoding dual specificity mitogen-activated protein kinase kinase 4b isoform X8; the encoded protein is MATPSPDSNSSGRVVGSTSHQLHQHTQSSSMQDLAHIPRPAHIPHGMMALGWSAPVCQISATKPNTCWRCQNETGFQISLSGVSQSKRKALKLNFANPPVKPTSRLPLHPTPPSFQNPHIERLRTHSIESSGKLKISPEQHCDFTAEDLRDLGEIGRGAYGSVNNMVHKPTGQIMAVKRIRSTVDEKEQKQLLMDLDVVMRSSDCPYIVQFYGALFREGDCWICMELMATSLDKFYKYVYCALDDVIPEEILGKITLATVKALNHLKENLKIIHRDIKPSNILMDRKGNIKLCDFGISGQLVDSIAKTRDAGCRPYMAPERIDPSASRQGYDVRSDVWSLGITLYELATGRFPYPKWNSVFDQLTQVVKGEPPQLSNSEERQFSPKFTNFVNLCLTKDESKRPKYKELLKHSFILMYEERFVDVASYVCRILDQIPTSPISPMYVD
- the map2k4b gene encoding dual specificity mitogen-activated protein kinase kinase 4b isoform X2, with amino-acid sequence MATPSPDSNSSGRVVGSTSHQLHQHTQSSSMQDLAHIPRPAHIPHGMMALGWSAPVCQISATRFQISLSGVSQSKRKALKLNFANPPVKPTSRLPLHPTPPSFQNPHIERLRTHSIESSGKLKISPEQHCDFTAEDLRDLGEIGRGAYGSVNNMVHKPTGQIMAVKRIRSTVDEKEQKQLLMDLDVVMRSSDCPYIVQFYGALFREGDCWICMELMATSLDKFYKYVYCALDDVIPEEILGKITLATVKALNHLKENLKIIHRDIKPSNILMDRKGNIKLCDFGISGQLVDSIAKTRDAGCRPYMAPERIDPSASRQGYDVRSDVWSLGITLYELATGRFPYPKWNSVFDQLTQVVKGEPPQLSNSEERQFSPKFTNFVNLCLTKDESKRPKYKELLKHSFILMYEERFVDVASYVCRILDQIPTSPISPMYVD
- the map2k4b gene encoding dual specificity mitogen-activated protein kinase kinase 4b isoform X1 codes for the protein MATPSPDSNSSGRVVGSTSHQLHQHTQSSSMQDLAHIPRPAHIPHGMMALGWSAPVCQISATKPNTCWRCQNETGKRKALKLNFANPPVKPTSRLPLHPTPPSFQNPHIERLRTHSIESSGKLKISPEQHCDFTAEDLRDLGEIGRGAYGSVNNMVHKPTGQIMAVKRIRSTVDEKEQKQLLMDLDVVMRSSDCPYIVQFYGALFREGDCWICMELMATSLDKFYKYVYCALDDVIPEEILGKITLATVKALNHLKENLKIIHRDIKPSNILMDRKGNIKLCDFGISGQLVDSIAKTRDAGCRPYMAPERIDPSASRQGYDVRSDVWSLGITLYELATGRFPYPKWNSVFDQLTQVVKGEPPQLSNSEERQFSPKFTNFVNLCLTKDESKRPKYKELLKHSFILMYEERFVDVASYVCRILDQIPTSPISPMYVD
- the map2k4b gene encoding dual specificity mitogen-activated protein kinase kinase 4b isoform X3, with amino-acid sequence MATPSPDSNSSGRVVGSTSHQLHQHTQSSSMQDLAHIPRPAHIPHGMMALGWSAPVCQISATSKRKALKLNFANPPVKPTSRLPLHPTPPSFQNPHIERLRTHSIESSGKLKISPEQHCDFTAEDLRDLGEIGRGAYGSVNNMVHKPTGQIMAVKRIRSTVDEKEQKQLLMDLDVVMRSSDCPYIVQFYGALFREGDCWICMELMATSLDKFYKYVYCALDDVIPEEILGKITLATVKALNHLKENLKIIHRDIKPSNILMDRKGNIKLCDFGISGQLVDSIAKTRDAGCRPYMAPERIDPSASRQGYDVRSDVWSLGITLYELATGRFPYPKWNSVFDQLTQVVKGEPPQLSNSEERQFSPKFTNFVNLCLTKDESKRPKYKELLKHSFILMYEERFVDVASYVCRILDQIPTSPISPMYVD
- the map2k4b gene encoding dual specificity mitogen-activated protein kinase kinase 4b isoform X9 yields the protein MVHKPTGQIMAVKRIRSTVDEKEQKQLLMDLDVVMRSSDCPYIVQFYGALFREGDCWICMELMATSLDKFYKYVYCALDDVIPEEILGKITLATVKALNHLKENLKIIHRDIKPSNILMDRKGNIKLCDFGISGQLVDSIAKTRDAGCRPYMAPERIDPSASRQGYDVRSDVWSLGITLYELATGRFPYPKWNSVFDQLTQVVKGEPPQLSNSEERQFSPKFTNFVNLCLTKDESKRPKYKELLKHSFILMYEERFVDVASYVCRILDQIPTSPISPMYVD